The following coding sequences lie in one Musa acuminata AAA Group cultivar baxijiao chromosome BXJ3-1, Cavendish_Baxijiao_AAA, whole genome shotgun sequence genomic window:
- the LOC135583558 gene encoding uncharacterized protein LOC135583558 isoform X2, translated as MEVKPSLPRAVSLGAAFPVSVLLAVVALEIALFFVSFGATCAKPQDSKPLLWQNTESGEKNVYLTHSCIHDEILHQRRRPGRKEYSVTPQVYHGSSLSRPHHRGGRTLLELSPAFPLQIDAKQPIRIFLNYDAVGHTSDRDCQNVGDLVKLGEPPATSIPRTPVCNAHGDRPVFADCWYECTLEDISGEDKKQRLRKALGQTAEWFRRALAIEPVKGNLRLSGYSACGQDGGVQLPHEYVEDGVADADLVLLVTARPTTGNTLAWAVACERDQWGRAIAGHVNVAPRHLTAEAEALLSATLIHEVIHVLGFDPHAFAHFRDERKRRRSQVTMQLMDEKLGRMVTRVVLPRVVMHARYHYGAYSENFTGLELEDGGGRGTSGSHWEKRLLMNEIMTGSVDTKSVVSKMTLALLEDSGWYQANYSMADHLDWGWNQGTEFVTSPCNHWKGAYRCNTTQLSGCTYNREAEGYCPIVSYNGDLPQWAQYFPQANKGGQSSLADYCTYFVAYSDGSCMDTKSARSPDRMLGEARGINSRCMASSLVRTGFIRGSMTQGNGCYQHRCRNNTLEVAVDGIWKVCPEAGGPVQFRGFHGELICPAYQELCSSVPMSVTGQCPGSCSFNGDCIDGKCRCFLSFHGNDCSKRSCTGNCSRHGICHPNGICECQIGWTGVDCSTAICDEQCSLHGGVCDNGVCEFRCSDYAGYACQNSSSLLASLSICGDVLAQDLLGQHCAPSEPSILQQLEAAVVMPNYNRLVPGGRTLFGILDNGYCAAAAKRLACWISMQRCDDKDGDNRLRVCHSACRSYNAACGAGLDCSDQTLFSSEEEGEGQCTGYGETRPWWLRCFGNLYSQYERKL; from the exons ATGGAGGTGAAGCCCTCGCTTCCTCGTGCGGTGTCATTGGGGGCAGCATTTCCCGTGTCGGTTCTTCTCGCGGTCGTCGCGCTTGAG ATTGCATTGTTCTTTGTGAGTTTTGGAGCAACTTGTGCCAAACCTCAAGACAGTAAGCCTCTGCTTTGGCAAAATACTGAATCTGGGGAGAAAAATGTTTATCTCACGCACTCGTGCATCCATGATGAGATACTCCATCAAAGGCGGCGCCCTGGCCGAAAAGAGTACTCCGTCACTCCTCAAGTTTATCATGGGTCTAGTTTGTCAAGGCCACATCATCGTGGAGGGAGAACTTTGCTTGAATTGTCTCCAGCTTTTCCACTGCAAATTGATGCAAAGCAGCCTATACggatatttctaaattatgatgCTGTTGGGCACACTTCCGATAGAGATTGTCAAAATGTTGGAGATCTCGTGAAG CTTGGTGAACCTCCTGCAACATCAATACCAAGAACACCTGTGTGCAATGCTCACGGAGATCGACCAGTTTTTGCCGATTGTTGGTATGAGTGCACCCTGGAAGATATTTCAGGAGAGGATAAAAAGCAACGTCTTCGGAAG GCACTTGGGCAAACAGCAGAGTGGTTTAGAAGGGCTTTAGCCATTGAACCTGTTAAGGGAAACTTGCGGTTAAGTGGATATTCTGCGTGTGGGCAGGATGGTGGGGTGCAACTTCCCCATGAATATGTTGAAG ATGGAGTGGCTGATGCTGACCTTGTTCTGTTGGTAACCGCTAGACCCACAACTGGCAACACTCTTGCATGGGCAGTTGCATGTGAGCGGGATCAATGGGGTCGTGCAATTGCAG GACATGTAAATGTCGCTCCTCGTCATTTAACAGCAGAGGCAGAAGCCCTGCTTTCGGCTACTTTGATACATGAG GTCATACATGTTTTAGGTTTTGATCCTCATGCCTTCGCACACTTCCGTGATGAGAGAAAAAGAAGGCGTAGCCAG GTTACTATGCAACTTATGGATGAGAAGCTTGGACGTATGGTCACACGTGTGGTCCTACCCCGAGTTGTTATGCATGCTAGATATCACTATGGG GCATATTCTGAAAATTTTACTGGCTTAGAGTTGGAAGATGGAGGAGGTCGTGGTACATCAG GTTCTCACTGGGAGAAAAGACTTCTAATGAATGAAATCATGACAGGATCTGTGGATACAAAATCTGTAGTTTCGAAAATGACTTTGGCTTTATTAGAGGATAGTGGATGGTACCAGGCTAATTATAGCATGGCAGACCACCTTGATTGGGGTTGGAATCAAGGAACAGAATTTGTTACGTCTCCTTGCAATCACTGGAAAGGGGCATACCGTTGCAACACTACTCAGTTGTCAGGTTGTACATACAACAGGGAGGCAGAAGGGTACTGCCCTATTGTGAGTTATAATGGGGACTTGCCACAATGGGCTCAATATTTTCCACAGGCTAATAAAG GTGGGCAATCATCATTGGCAGACTATTGTACATATTTTGTTGCTTATTCTGATGGTTCATGCATGGACACGAAAAGTGCACGATCACCTGACAGAATGTTGGGTGAGGCCCGAGGAATTAACTCCAG GTGTATGGCTTCATCATTGGTGCGCACAGGCTTTATTAGGGGTTCTATGACCCAGGGAAATGGATGTTATCAACATAGGTGTAGAAACAACACATTAGAG GTTGCCGTGGATGGTATCTGGAAAGTGTGTCCGGAAGCTGGTGGTCCTGTTCAGTTTCGTGGATTCCATG GTGAGCTGATCTGCCCAGCATATCAGGAGTTGTGCAGCAGTGTGCCTATGTCTGTCACTGGCCAGTGCCCTGGCTCTTGTAGCTTCAATGGTGACTGCATTGATGGGAAGTGCCGTTGCTTTCTTAGCTTCCATGGCAATGACTGCAGCAAAA GATCATGTACAGGAAACTGTAGCAGACATGGCATATGCCATCCAAACGGTATCTGTGAATGCCAAATTGGTTGGACAGGTGTCGACTGCTCTACTG CTATATGCGATGAGCAGTGTAGTTTGCATGGAGGAGTCTGCGACAATGGTGTTTGTGAGTTCCGCTGTTCTGACTATGCGGGTTATGCTTGTCAAAACAGCTCATCGTTGCTTGCTAGCCTCTCAATTTGTGGTGATGTGCTAGCTCAGGATTTACTTGGACAGCACTGTGCACCGAGTGAACCCAGCATACTACAGCAGCTTGAAGCAGCTGTAGTAATGCCTAACTACAACCGATTAGTACCAGGTGGGCGGACGTTGTTTGGCATCCTTGACAATGGCTACTGTGCAGCTGCAGCAAAGCGGCTTGCCTGCTGG ATCTCAATGCAACGTTGCGACGACAAGGATGGAGACAATAGGCTTCGGGTGTGCCACTCTGCATGCCGGTCTTACAACGCAGCGTGTGGGGCAGGCCTTGACTGCTCTGACCAGACCCTTTTCAGCAGCGAGGAGGAAGGGGAGGGGCAGTGCACGGGCTACGGTGAGACGAGACCGTGGTGGCTAAGATGCTTTGGGAATCTCTACTCGCAATACGAACGGAAATTGTAA
- the LOC135583558 gene encoding uncharacterized protein LOC135583558 isoform X1, translating into MEVKPSLPRAVSLGAAFPVSVLLAVVALEIALFFVSFGATCAKPQDSKPLLWQNTESGEKNVYLTHSCIHDEILHQRRRPGRKEYSVTPQVYHGSSLSRPHHRGGRTLLELSPAFPLQIDAKQPIRIFLNYDAVGHTSDRDCQNVGDLVKLGEPPATSIPRTPVCNAHGDRPVFADCWYECTLEDISGEDKKQRLRKALGQTAEWFRRALAIEPVKGNLRLSGYSACGQDGGVQLPHEYVEVPLYHADGVADADLVLLVTARPTTGNTLAWAVACERDQWGRAIAGHVNVAPRHLTAEAEALLSATLIHEVIHVLGFDPHAFAHFRDERKRRRSQVTMQLMDEKLGRMVTRVVLPRVVMHARYHYGAYSENFTGLELEDGGGRGTSGSHWEKRLLMNEIMTGSVDTKSVVSKMTLALLEDSGWYQANYSMADHLDWGWNQGTEFVTSPCNHWKGAYRCNTTQLSGCTYNREAEGYCPIVSYNGDLPQWAQYFPQANKGGQSSLADYCTYFVAYSDGSCMDTKSARSPDRMLGEARGINSRCMASSLVRTGFIRGSMTQGNGCYQHRCRNNTLEVAVDGIWKVCPEAGGPVQFRGFHGELICPAYQELCSSVPMSVTGQCPGSCSFNGDCIDGKCRCFLSFHGNDCSKRSCTGNCSRHGICHPNGICECQIGWTGVDCSTAICDEQCSLHGGVCDNGVCEFRCSDYAGYACQNSSSLLASLSICGDVLAQDLLGQHCAPSEPSILQQLEAAVVMPNYNRLVPGGRTLFGILDNGYCAAAAKRLACWISMQRCDDKDGDNRLRVCHSACRSYNAACGAGLDCSDQTLFSSEEEGEGQCTGYGETRPWWLRCFGNLYSQYERKL; encoded by the exons ATGGAGGTGAAGCCCTCGCTTCCTCGTGCGGTGTCATTGGGGGCAGCATTTCCCGTGTCGGTTCTTCTCGCGGTCGTCGCGCTTGAG ATTGCATTGTTCTTTGTGAGTTTTGGAGCAACTTGTGCCAAACCTCAAGACAGTAAGCCTCTGCTTTGGCAAAATACTGAATCTGGGGAGAAAAATGTTTATCTCACGCACTCGTGCATCCATGATGAGATACTCCATCAAAGGCGGCGCCCTGGCCGAAAAGAGTACTCCGTCACTCCTCAAGTTTATCATGGGTCTAGTTTGTCAAGGCCACATCATCGTGGAGGGAGAACTTTGCTTGAATTGTCTCCAGCTTTTCCACTGCAAATTGATGCAAAGCAGCCTATACggatatttctaaattatgatgCTGTTGGGCACACTTCCGATAGAGATTGTCAAAATGTTGGAGATCTCGTGAAG CTTGGTGAACCTCCTGCAACATCAATACCAAGAACACCTGTGTGCAATGCTCACGGAGATCGACCAGTTTTTGCCGATTGTTGGTATGAGTGCACCCTGGAAGATATTTCAGGAGAGGATAAAAAGCAACGTCTTCGGAAG GCACTTGGGCAAACAGCAGAGTGGTTTAGAAGGGCTTTAGCCATTGAACCTGTTAAGGGAAACTTGCGGTTAAGTGGATATTCTGCGTGTGGGCAGGATGGTGGGGTGCAACTTCCCCATGAATATGTTGAAG TGCCTTTATACCATGCAGATGGAGTGGCTGATGCTGACCTTGTTCTGTTGGTAACCGCTAGACCCACAACTGGCAACACTCTTGCATGGGCAGTTGCATGTGAGCGGGATCAATGGGGTCGTGCAATTGCAG GACATGTAAATGTCGCTCCTCGTCATTTAACAGCAGAGGCAGAAGCCCTGCTTTCGGCTACTTTGATACATGAG GTCATACATGTTTTAGGTTTTGATCCTCATGCCTTCGCACACTTCCGTGATGAGAGAAAAAGAAGGCGTAGCCAG GTTACTATGCAACTTATGGATGAGAAGCTTGGACGTATGGTCACACGTGTGGTCCTACCCCGAGTTGTTATGCATGCTAGATATCACTATGGG GCATATTCTGAAAATTTTACTGGCTTAGAGTTGGAAGATGGAGGAGGTCGTGGTACATCAG GTTCTCACTGGGAGAAAAGACTTCTAATGAATGAAATCATGACAGGATCTGTGGATACAAAATCTGTAGTTTCGAAAATGACTTTGGCTTTATTAGAGGATAGTGGATGGTACCAGGCTAATTATAGCATGGCAGACCACCTTGATTGGGGTTGGAATCAAGGAACAGAATTTGTTACGTCTCCTTGCAATCACTGGAAAGGGGCATACCGTTGCAACACTACTCAGTTGTCAGGTTGTACATACAACAGGGAGGCAGAAGGGTACTGCCCTATTGTGAGTTATAATGGGGACTTGCCACAATGGGCTCAATATTTTCCACAGGCTAATAAAG GTGGGCAATCATCATTGGCAGACTATTGTACATATTTTGTTGCTTATTCTGATGGTTCATGCATGGACACGAAAAGTGCACGATCACCTGACAGAATGTTGGGTGAGGCCCGAGGAATTAACTCCAG GTGTATGGCTTCATCATTGGTGCGCACAGGCTTTATTAGGGGTTCTATGACCCAGGGAAATGGATGTTATCAACATAGGTGTAGAAACAACACATTAGAG GTTGCCGTGGATGGTATCTGGAAAGTGTGTCCGGAAGCTGGTGGTCCTGTTCAGTTTCGTGGATTCCATG GTGAGCTGATCTGCCCAGCATATCAGGAGTTGTGCAGCAGTGTGCCTATGTCTGTCACTGGCCAGTGCCCTGGCTCTTGTAGCTTCAATGGTGACTGCATTGATGGGAAGTGCCGTTGCTTTCTTAGCTTCCATGGCAATGACTGCAGCAAAA GATCATGTACAGGAAACTGTAGCAGACATGGCATATGCCATCCAAACGGTATCTGTGAATGCCAAATTGGTTGGACAGGTGTCGACTGCTCTACTG CTATATGCGATGAGCAGTGTAGTTTGCATGGAGGAGTCTGCGACAATGGTGTTTGTGAGTTCCGCTGTTCTGACTATGCGGGTTATGCTTGTCAAAACAGCTCATCGTTGCTTGCTAGCCTCTCAATTTGTGGTGATGTGCTAGCTCAGGATTTACTTGGACAGCACTGTGCACCGAGTGAACCCAGCATACTACAGCAGCTTGAAGCAGCTGTAGTAATGCCTAACTACAACCGATTAGTACCAGGTGGGCGGACGTTGTTTGGCATCCTTGACAATGGCTACTGTGCAGCTGCAGCAAAGCGGCTTGCCTGCTGG ATCTCAATGCAACGTTGCGACGACAAGGATGGAGACAATAGGCTTCGGGTGTGCCACTCTGCATGCCGGTCTTACAACGCAGCGTGTGGGGCAGGCCTTGACTGCTCTGACCAGACCCTTTTCAGCAGCGAGGAGGAAGGGGAGGGGCAGTGCACGGGCTACGGTGAGACGAGACCGTGGTGGCTAAGATGCTTTGGGAATCTCTACTCGCAATACGAACGGAAATTGTAA
- the LOC135586476 gene encoding E3 ubiquitin-protein ligase RHF2A-like — MEDTANMESHLSSAAAFVEGGIQDACDDACSICLEVFCESDPSTVTSCKHEFHLQCILEWCQRSSQCPMCWQSISLKDPTSQELLDGVERERNVRLNNTRTTTIFHHPALGDFELQHLPVGGSDAELEERIIQHLAAAAAMGRAHHLARREAQGRSGSHGHPQYLVFSTNSNTPSVGSLSASSVTRVENESAPETVAANPSASVTTPVGESAEVTSVTPTHASQIALLTSGTSSDRFRAPAGQSSPVSHEPGPSDLQSFSESLKSRLNSVSMRYKESIVKSTRGWRERLFSRNSSVADIGSEVRREVNAGIATVSRMMERLDTRDSRRTSSSSASPSAEVHSVMEPRNEGVISNHASTHPNNSTTSSSCIATSGLD, encoded by the exons ATGGAAGATACCGCAAACATGGAGAGCCATTTATCATCAGCTGCGGCTTTCGTGGAAGGAGGTATTCAGGATGCTTGTGATGATGCATGCAGCATCTGTCTTGAAGTCTTCTGTGAAAGTGATCCTTCAACG GTTACTAGTTGCAAGCATGAGTTTCATCTACAATGTATTCTTGAATG GTGCCAGAGGAGCTCTCAGTGTCCTATGTGCTGGCAGTCCATCAGTTTGAAGGATCCTACCAG CCAAGAATTATTGGATGGTGTAGAGCGCGAAAGGAACGTCAGACTTAACAATACACGGACTACCACAATTTTTCATCATCCTGCTCTTGGTGATTTCGAATTGCAGCAT TTGCCAGTTGGTGGAAGTGATGCTGAACTCGAAGAGCGTATTATTCAGCacttagctgctgctgctgccatggGAAGAGCACACCATCTTGCTAGAAGAGAAGCACAGGGTAGATCAGGATCTCATGGCCACCCACAATATTTGGTTTTCTCTACAAATTCAAACACACCTTCTGTGGGATCCCTGTCTGCCTCCTCTGTCACAAGAGTAGAAAATGAGTCAGCTCCTGAAACAGTTGCTGCTAACCCATCGGCCTCTGTAACTACTCCAGTAGGAGAATCTGCTGAAGTAACAAGTGTTACCCCAACTCATGCTAGCCAGATTGCTTTGTTGACATCTGGGACCAGCAGTGATCGATTCAG GGCACCAGCCGGCCAATCCTCTCCGGTTAGCCATGAACCAGGACCATCAGACCTACAATCCTTCTCAGAATCTCTGAAATCTCGCTTGAATTCTGTCTCAATGAG GTACAAGGAGTCCATCGTTAAGAGCACTCGAGGGTGGAGGGAACGGCTGTTTTCACGAAATAGTTCTGTGGCAGATATTGGTTCTGAAGTTAGGAGAGAAGTTAATGCTGGTATTGCCACTGTGTCACGGATGATGGAGCGCTTGGACACTAGAGATAGTAGAAGAACATCCAGTTCTTCTGCCTCGCCTAGTGCCGAAGTGCACTCAGTTATGGAACCGAGAAATGAGGGTGTTATTTCCAATCATGCCAGTACTCATCCAAACAATAGTACTACAtcatcttcttgcattgcaacttCAGGTCTCGATTAA